The Cupriavidus necator N-1 DNA window ACCTCGGCCGCGCGCCCGATCCCCGCACCCAGCGCCACGCGCTGCAGCGCGGCTATGACCTGTCCGCGCTGCGCGCGCGCAAGGTCGGGCTGCCGGACTTCGATCGCTTCGACCTGATCCTGGCGATGGACCGCGAGAACCTGGCCGGCCTGGCGCGGCTGCGCCCCGATGCCGGCGAAAAGCTGCGCCTGCTGATGAGCTTCGCCACCCGCCACGACGCCGACGAGGTGCCGGACCCGTACTACGGCGAAGGCGATGGCTTCGAGCGCGTGCTCGACTACATCGAAGATGCCTGCGAGGGCCTGGTGGCCGAGCTGCGCCAGCGCCTGCAAGGCAACGCCGGCTGATCCGGGCACCCGCCCCGTCGCCTTTTCTGCGGCCCGCGCCGCGACGCCACGAGCGCCGCGGCCGGCGGCCCGATCCCACGAGAATCCATGCTTCGCAAACTGTTCCGCAAATGGCGCGAATCGCGCAATGCCAGCCTGCAGCTCGACGCCATCCTGGCCGCGGCCGATCCTGAGGCCCCGCTGGCCGAGCGCAACGGCTGGCTGATCGAGCTGGGCTTCTGGATCCGCCGCGATGGCGGGCTGGGCGCCGATGCCGGCAGCCAGGAACCCGGCACGGACCGCAGCCACCCCGAGCATGTGCGGCTGCGCTACCTGCTGCAGGTGCTGGAGCGGCATCCCGACTGGGCCGAACGTTTTGCCCTGACCGTGCGCAGCCTGGTGCGCGAGAACGACCCGACCGGACTGTTCTGCGATACCGGCGTGGCCCTGCACCCGGGCTTCGTCAGCGAGATGGTGGGCCGGCTGCAGAACCGCTTCCTGCCGCCGCCGCCCAACCGCAGCGACATGGCGGGGCTGTTTGCGCTGGTGTTCGTCGGTGATAAAGACGCGGAGTGGGTCGAGGCCGTCGACGATGAGCTGCTGGCCCGGCTGGCGCGCGTGCTGCAGGCCGGCAGCGCCAAGGGCGAAGCGGCGGGTATGGCGCACTATCGCGATGCGCTGGGCCAGACGCTGGCCACCAGCATCGCGGTGCTGGTCAGCCAGGTGCGCGCCACCGGCCTGAGCCAGGCGATCCGTTCGCGCCTGGCCGGGCGCGTGGACGAGACGCCGTTCTTCCGCCTGGACGAGGCCGTCCAGGCCTTGCGTGAAGAGGGCCTGCGCCATGACGACAACAGCTTCGGCCATCGCCTGAACTATTTCCGCGCGCTGCTGGACGGCTGCCATGCCGCGATCCGCCATGTGTATGAAGACCTGGAAGAAAACGGCGTATCGATCGAGGTGGTGTTCCAGATCGAGCGCATGAAGGTGCAGCTCAGCCGCATCGAGCTGCTGCTGGCGGCCTGGGTCGAGCCCCACCGGCCCGGCATGCATGCGCACCTGGTGGCGGAACTGATCCGATCGACCCAGGCCCGGCGCAGCATCTCGCACCTGGCCGGCACCTCGTTCGCGCAGCTGGCGCGCAAGGTGGTGGAGCGCTCGGCCGAGACCGGCGAGCACTACATCACGCGCGACCGCAAGGAATACGCCGAACTGGTGCGCGCCGCAGCCGGCGGCGGCCTGGTCTCGGTCGCCACGGTGTACCTGAAGTTCCTGATCCACGGCCTGCACCTGGACAAGTTCAGTGAGGGGTTGCTGGCCTCGCTCAACTACGCCGGCAGCTTCCTGGCCATCCACTTTGCGCACTTCACGCTGGCGACCAAGCAGCCGGCCATGACCGGCCCCGCGCTGGCGCACCGGCTGGACGGGGCAGGGCGGCCGGAAGGGCGCGAGATATTCGTCGACGACACCATCGCCATGATCCGTTCCAACGCGGCGGCGATTGTCGGCAACCTGGCGGTGGTGTTCCCGGTGGCGCTGGGGATCCAGTGGCTGGCGCACAAGCTGCTGGGCGCCAACCTGATCACGCCGGCCAAGGCGATTGCCACCATCGAATCGTTCTCGATCCTGGGCCCGACACCGCTCTACGCCGCCTTCACCGGCGTGCTGCTGTGGCTGTCCAGCCTGATTGCGGGCTGGGCCGACAACTGGTTCGCGCTGCACCGCGTGCATGACGTGATGGCCTACAACCGGCGCCTGCGCTACGTGCTGGGTGCACGCGGCGCCACCCGGCTGGCGGATTTCTGGAAGCGTAACCTGTCGGGCATTGTCGCCAATGTGTCGCTGGGCTTGCTGCTGGGGTTGGGGCCGGAAATCCTGAGCTTCTTCGGGCCGCATATGGAAGTGCGTCATGTGACGCTGTCGACCGGCTCGGTCGGCGCGGCCATCGGCGTGCTGGGGATGGATGCGCTGCGCATGCCGTCGCTGTGGCTGGCGGTGGCGGGCATTGCGCTGATGGGGATGTTGAACGTGGCGGTGAGCTTCGCGCTGGCGTTCAATATGGCGCTGCGGTCACGCAACCTGCGGCGCGTGGACCGCGCCGAACTGAGCGCGGCCGTGCGGCGGCGCATCCTGACGCACCCGCTGTCGCTGGTGATGCCGCCGCGCGTGGCAGGCCCGGAGACGGCCGCAGGCGGGCGCGAAGCGTGATGGGGACGTGGTGCGGTGCGGCAGGGTAGTTGACTGAATTAGTCGGGTACCTTTATACTTGACGGAAACGATCAAGTATTGGCATCACCCCCAGAGCCCTGCACCATGAGACTGACCACCAAAGGCCGCTTCGCGGTCACTGCGATGATCGACCTGGCCATGCGCCAGGACCAGGGACCGGTCACGCTCGCCGGCATCAGCCAGCGGCAAAAGATCTCGTTGTCCTATCTGGAGCAGCTGTTTGGCAAGCTGCGCCGGCACGAGATCGTTGAAAGCGTGCGCGGCCCGGGCGGCGGCTACAGTCTGGCGCGCAAGGCCGAAGACGTCACCGTGGCGGACATCATCATCGCCGTGGACGAGCCCCTGGATGCCACCCAATGCGGCGGCAAGGGCAATTGTAACGGAGATGACGGCTCCGGGCGCTGCATGACCCACGAACTGTGGGCCACGCTGAACCAGAAGATGGTCGAGTACCTCGACTCCGTTTCCCTCAAGAACCTGGTGGACCAGCAGCGCGAGCGCCAGCCTGCCGTGCTGCACGACATGCGCGAAGACGCTGCGCAGCCGGTCGCGACCGCTGCGCGCGGCAAGGCCGACAAGCAGGAAAAGCCGGTCCGGGCCAGAATGGTGAATTCAGTTTTCAGCCTGGCGCAGTCCTGAGCGTGCCCAGGCAACGACAGCAAAACAGCGATCAGCGGTCCCTAACAAGGCAGTCATAACGATGAGCACCCCACATTTCCCCATCTACATGGATTACTCGGCCACCACGCCGGTGGACCCGCGCGTGGCGGACAAGATGATTCCGTACCTGCGCGAGCAGTTCGGCAACCCCGCCTCGCGCAGCCATGCGTACGGCTGGGAAGCAGAGCGCGCGGTGGAAGAAGCGCGTGAGCAGGTGGCCGCACTGGTCGGCGCCGACCCGCGCGAGATCGTGTGGACGTCGGGCGCGACCGAATCGAACAACCTGGCGATCAAGGGTGCCGCGAACTTCTATTCGGGCAAGGGCAAGCATCTCATCACCCTGAAGACCGAGCACAAGGCCGTGCTCGACACCACGCGCGAGTTGGAGCGCCAGGGCTTTGAAGTGACCTACCTGGACGTGAAGGAAAACGGCCTGCTCGACATGGAAGTGTTCAAGCAGGCACTGCGCCCGGACACGATCCTGGTCTCGGTGATGCTGGTCAACAACGAGATCGGCGTGATCCAGGACGTCGAGCAGATCGGCGAGATCTGCCGCGAGAAGGGCATCATCTTCCACTGCGACGCCGCGCAGGCGACCGGCAAGGTGGCGATCGACCTGAACAAGCTGAAGTGCGACCTGATGTCATTCTCGGCCCACAAGACCTACGGCCCCAAGGGCATCGGCGCGTTGTACGTGCGCCGCAAGCCGCGCGTGCGCATCGAGGCGCAGATGCACGGCGGCGGCCATGAGCGCGGCATGCGCTCGGGCACGCTGGCCACACACCAGATCGTCGGCATGGGCGAAGCCTTCCGCATCGCCCGCGAAGAGATGGCGACCGAAAACGAACGCATCCGCATGCTGCGCGACCGCCTGTGGAACGGCCTGTCGGACATGGAAGAGGTCTACCTGAACGGCGACCTGGAACAACGCGTGCCGCACAACCTGAATGTCAGCTTCAACTTCGTCGAGGGCGAATCGCTGATCATGGCGATCAAGGACGTGGCGGTGTCGTCGGGTTCGGCCTGCACCTCGGCCTCGCTGGAGCCGTCGTATGTGCTGCGCGCGCTGGGCCGCAACGATGAACTGGCCCACAGCTCGATCCGCTTCACGGTGGGCCGCTTCACCACCGAGCAGGAAATCGACTACACCATCGAACTGCTCAAGAGCAAGATCGGCAAGCTGCGCGACCTGTCGCCGCTGTGGGAGATGTTCAAGGACGGCGTCGACCTGAATTCGATCCAGTGGGCCGCGCACTGACGCGCCCGCCACAGATCATCAGTACAAAAAGCAATACCCCCGCAAAGATACGCAAGAGGTAAGCAAAATGTCATACAGCACCAAGGTTCTCGACCACTATGAAAACCCCCGCAACGTCGGTTCGTTCGACAAGAACGACGATGCGGTCGGCACCGGCATGGTCGGCGCGCCGGCCTGCGGCGACGTGATGAAGCTGCAGATCAAGGTCAACGAGGCTGGCGTGATCGAAGACGCCAAGTTCAAGACCTACGGCTGCGGCTCGGCCATTGCCTCGTCCTCGCTCGTGACCGAGTGGGTCAAGGGCAAGACCGTGGATCAGGCGCTGGAGATCAAGAACACCCAGATCGCCGAAGAACTGGCGCTGCCGCCGGTGAAGATCCACTGCTCGATCCTGGCCGAAGACGCGATCAAGGCCGCCGTCGAAGACTACAAGAAGAAGCACGGCGCCGAGCAGAAGGCTGCCTGATTCTGTCGCACTGACCACGGCATCGACGAAGGAAGACGCAACGATGATCACCATGACCGAGAAGGCGGCCAAGCATGTGGCCCGCTACCTGGAACGCCGCGGCAAGGGCGTGGGCCTGCGCCTGGGCGTGAAGACCACCGGCTGCTCGGGCCTGGCCTACAAGCTGGAATACGTGGACGAGCTGCTGCCGGAAGACGCGGTGTTCGAATCGCACGGCATCAAGGTCATCGTCGACGCCAAGAGCCTGCCGTATATCGACGGCACCGAACTCGACTACGCACGTGAAGGGTTGAACGAAGGTTTCCGCTTCAACAACCCCAACGTCAAGGACGAGTGCGGCTGCGGCGAGTCTTTCACGGTCTGAGCAAGCCAGCGCAAGCAAGCCCCGGTGGAGCGCAGCATCGTCGGGTTCCGCCGGGACGAGGAAGGCCACTGGGTGGCCGAA harbors:
- a CDS encoding low molecular weight protein-tyrosine-phosphatase — protein: MKTYAILMCCMGNICRSPTAEGVLRAKLAEAGLDALVELDSAGTHEYHLGRAPDPRTQRHALQRGYDLSALRARKVGLPDFDRFDLILAMDRENLAGLARLRPDAGEKLRLLMSFATRHDADEVPDPYYGEGDGFERVLDYIEDACEGLVAELRQRLQGNAG
- a CDS encoding site-specific recombinase produces the protein MLRKLFRKWRESRNASLQLDAILAAADPEAPLAERNGWLIELGFWIRRDGGLGADAGSQEPGTDRSHPEHVRLRYLLQVLERHPDWAERFALTVRSLVRENDPTGLFCDTGVALHPGFVSEMVGRLQNRFLPPPPNRSDMAGLFALVFVGDKDAEWVEAVDDELLARLARVLQAGSAKGEAAGMAHYRDALGQTLATSIAVLVSQVRATGLSQAIRSRLAGRVDETPFFRLDEAVQALREEGLRHDDNSFGHRLNYFRALLDGCHAAIRHVYEDLEENGVSIEVVFQIERMKVQLSRIELLLAAWVEPHRPGMHAHLVAELIRSTQARRSISHLAGTSFAQLARKVVERSAETGEHYITRDRKEYAELVRAAAGGGLVSVATVYLKFLIHGLHLDKFSEGLLASLNYAGSFLAIHFAHFTLATKQPAMTGPALAHRLDGAGRPEGREIFVDDTIAMIRSNAAAIVGNLAVVFPVALGIQWLAHKLLGANLITPAKAIATIESFSILGPTPLYAAFTGVLLWLSSLIAGWADNWFALHRVHDVMAYNRRLRYVLGARGATRLADFWKRNLSGIVANVSLGLLLGLGPEILSFFGPHMEVRHVTLSTGSVGAAIGVLGMDALRMPSLWLAVAGIALMGMLNVAVSFALAFNMALRSRNLRRVDRAELSAAVRRRILTHPLSLVMPPRVAGPETAAGGREA
- the iscR gene encoding Fe-S cluster assembly transcriptional regulator IscR: MRLTTKGRFAVTAMIDLAMRQDQGPVTLAGISQRQKISLSYLEQLFGKLRRHEIVESVRGPGGGYSLARKAEDVTVADIIIAVDEPLDATQCGGKGNCNGDDGSGRCMTHELWATLNQKMVEYLDSVSLKNLVDQQRERQPAVLHDMREDAAQPVATAARGKADKQEKPVRARMVNSVFSLAQS
- a CDS encoding IscS subfamily cysteine desulfurase, translating into MTMSTPHFPIYMDYSATTPVDPRVADKMIPYLREQFGNPASRSHAYGWEAERAVEEAREQVAALVGADPREIVWTSGATESNNLAIKGAANFYSGKGKHLITLKTEHKAVLDTTRELERQGFEVTYLDVKENGLLDMEVFKQALRPDTILVSVMLVNNEIGVIQDVEQIGEICREKGIIFHCDAAQATGKVAIDLNKLKCDLMSFSAHKTYGPKGIGALYVRRKPRVRIEAQMHGGGHERGMRSGTLATHQIVGMGEAFRIAREEMATENERIRMLRDRLWNGLSDMEEVYLNGDLEQRVPHNLNVSFNFVEGESLIMAIKDVAVSSGSACTSASLEPSYVLRALGRNDELAHSSIRFTVGRFTTEQEIDYTIELLKSKIGKLRDLSPLWEMFKDGVDLNSIQWAAH
- the iscU gene encoding Fe-S cluster assembly scaffold IscU, giving the protein MSYSTKVLDHYENPRNVGSFDKNDDAVGTGMVGAPACGDVMKLQIKVNEAGVIEDAKFKTYGCGSAIASSSLVTEWVKGKTVDQALEIKNTQIAEELALPPVKIHCSILAEDAIKAAVEDYKKKHGAEQKAA
- the iscA gene encoding iron-sulfur cluster assembly protein IscA, whose amino-acid sequence is MITMTEKAAKHVARYLERRGKGVGLRLGVKTTGCSGLAYKLEYVDELLPEDAVFESHGIKVIVDAKSLPYIDGTELDYAREGLNEGFRFNNPNVKDECGCGESFTV